In Elusimicrobium sp. An273, a genomic segment contains:
- a CDS encoding DUF1646 family protein: protein MESNISVVVMTLLSLIVLAALTLPFLVHKVEEELEIFLLVCGVAAVTVSGAWSGHLMAEALKEPVAITAAVLVLGVLFKRFGHHTAHAIHALENKTGPKTLLFLTVFVIGLFSSVLTAIIAALITAEIIKLLDLPARAKTQLAVYACFAIGFGAILTPIGEPLSTIVIAKLKAEPYHADFFFLLRLMGVWIVPALILFAALAARLGKQALTAKPQQQAEAETYRQILLRAGKVYLFVAALILLGEGLKPLAARTITHLSKYALYWINSLSAVLDNATLASIEIMPSLPKETLVFLLASLILAGGLLIPGNIPNIICASKLGIKSRDWARAALPVGILLMLVYFFLLSIVL, encoded by the coding sequence ATGGAATCAAATATCTCCGTCGTGGTGATGACGTTACTTTCACTGATTGTGTTGGCAGCGCTGACGCTGCCTTTTCTGGTGCACAAAGTAGAAGAAGAATTGGAAATTTTTCTGCTGGTGTGCGGGGTGGCCGCGGTGACGGTGTCGGGCGCGTGGAGCGGGCATTTAATGGCCGAAGCGCTTAAAGAGCCCGTCGCCATTACGGCGGCCGTGTTGGTGCTGGGCGTTTTGTTTAAACGCTTCGGGCATCATACCGCCCACGCCATCCACGCGCTGGAAAACAAAACCGGCCCGAAGACGTTATTGTTTTTAACGGTGTTTGTCATCGGGCTTTTTTCCAGCGTGCTGACCGCCATTATTGCCGCCCTGATTACGGCGGAAATCATTAAACTGCTGGACTTGCCCGCCCGCGCCAAAACGCAGCTGGCCGTTTATGCGTGTTTTGCCATCGGCTTTGGCGCCATTTTAACGCCTATTGGCGAGCCGCTTTCTACCATCGTTATTGCCAAATTAAAGGCCGAGCCCTACCACGCGGATTTCTTTTTCCTGCTTCGTTTAATGGGCGTATGGATTGTGCCCGCGCTTATTTTGTTTGCCGCGCTGGCCGCCCGCCTGGGCAAGCAGGCGCTTACCGCCAAACCGCAGCAGCAGGCCGAGGCGGAAACATACCGCCAAATTTTGCTGCGCGCCGGGAAAGTGTACCTGTTTGTAGCCGCGCTTATTTTACTGGGCGAAGGGCTCAAACCCTTAGCCGCGCGCACGATTACCCATTTGTCCAAATATGCACTGTACTGGATTAACTCGCTTTCCGCCGTGTTGGATAATGCTACGTTAGCCAGTATTGAAATTATGCCGTCTTTACCGAAGGAAACCTTGGTCTTTTTGCTGGCGTCGCTTATCTTGGCGGGCGGGCTGCTGATCCCGGGCAACATCCCCAACATCATCTGCGCGTCCAAGCTGGGCATTAAAAGCCGCGATTGGGCCCGCGCCGCATTGCCGGTGGGCATTTTGCTGATGTTGGTTTACTTTTTCTTGCTCTCTATTGTATTATAA
- a CDS encoding MgtC/SapB family protein has protein sequence MDDIFIKIFLALVLGGALGLERQYHDKPAGFATNCLICLGAMLFTVLSEVMGEAGGDPGRIAAQIVTGVGFIGAGSILRDGNKISGLTTAAGVWLVAAIGMAVGYGQYFWAALCAVAILIVQLAVRKTLKLVEFVKHYDTFYLTCEPRWSVVDKIIKQIEAQNISILKSEVTKQDNRFHVSLVATFTGHDFQNITKELLEMPEVYSLFK, from the coding sequence ATGGACGACATTTTTATTAAAATTTTCCTCGCGCTGGTGCTGGGCGGCGCGCTGGGTTTGGAGCGGCAATACCACGACAAACCGGCCGGTTTTGCAACCAACTGTTTAATCTGTTTGGGGGCGATGCTCTTTACGGTGCTTTCGGAAGTAATGGGCGAGGCCGGGGGCGACCCCGGGCGCATTGCGGCGCAAATTGTTACCGGTGTAGGGTTTATCGGCGCCGGATCCATTTTGCGGGACGGAAATAAAATTTCCGGGCTGACTACCGCCGCCGGCGTCTGGCTGGTGGCTGCCATCGGTATGGCCGTCGGATACGGCCAATACTTTTGGGCCGCCTTATGCGCGGTAGCCATTTTAATTGTGCAGCTGGCCGTGCGCAAAACGTTAAAACTGGTGGAATTTGTCAAACATTACGACACGTTTTATCTCACCTGTGAACCCCGCTGGAGCGTGGTGGACAAAATCATCAAACAGATTGAAGCCCAAAACATTTCCATTTTAAAAAGCGAAGTCACCAAGCAGGATAACCGTTTCCACGTCAGCTTGGTGGCTACGTTTACCGGGCACGATTTCCAAAACATTACCAAAGAACTGCTGGAAATGCCCGAGGTATACAGTTTGTTTAAATAA
- a CDS encoding DegT/DnrJ/EryC1/StrS family aminotransferase, whose product MTDDKTPIPLFNLKEQHESLKPQINAAALEALNSMHWLLGPQTEKFEEEFAALIGVKHCISCSSGASALQIALGAAGIGPGDEVITTPFTFIATTSSISLTGAKFVFADIDPRTYNLDVHDVERKITKKTKAILPVHLYGYPANMDAIMHLANEHDLKVIEDCAQAHLAMADGVMVGGIGDAGCFSFYPSKNLGACGDAGCVTTNDDDIANRCRSLRHSGRALGKAYEYDLEGSTLRMDEIQAAILRVKLPHLEEWTEKRRRAAALYEEGLAGVPVVLPPTPPVGYAQSYYVYTIRAEKRDELQAFLKARGIGSAVYYPVPLYKQPAYKNRGFKPEDFPQAEKAAQEVLSIPMFPEITEEQIHRVCETIREFYEQDATV is encoded by the coding sequence ATGACGGATGACAAAACCCCTATCCCGCTGTTTAACCTCAAGGAACAGCATGAAAGCCTGAAACCCCAAATTAATGCGGCCGCCCTGGAAGCCCTCAATTCCATGCATTGGCTGCTGGGCCCGCAGACGGAAAAATTTGAAGAGGAATTTGCCGCGCTGATCGGCGTCAAGCACTGCATTAGCTGCTCGTCCGGCGCCAGCGCCCTGCAAATTGCCTTGGGGGCCGCCGGCATCGGGCCGGGCGATGAAGTCATCACCACGCCGTTTACGTTTATCGCCACCACGTCTTCTATCTCCTTAACCGGCGCCAAATTTGTGTTTGCCGATATTGACCCCCGCACCTATAACCTAGACGTGCACGACGTGGAACGCAAAATTACCAAAAAGACAAAAGCCATTTTGCCCGTGCATCTCTACGGTTATCCCGCCAATATGGACGCTATTATGCACCTGGCCAACGAACACGACCTGAAAGTGATTGAAGACTGCGCCCAAGCGCATTTGGCCATGGCCGACGGCGTGATGGTGGGCGGCATTGGAGACGCGGGATGCTTCAGCTTTTACCCCAGCAAAAATTTAGGCGCCTGCGGCGATGCGGGCTGCGTAACCACCAATGATGACGACATCGCCAACCGCTGCCGCTCCCTGCGCCACAGCGGCCGTGCCTTGGGCAAAGCCTACGAATACGATTTGGAAGGCTCCACCCTGCGCATGGACGAAATCCAAGCCGCTATTTTGCGCGTTAAATTACCGCATTTAGAGGAATGGACGGAAAAACGCCGCCGCGCCGCCGCTTTATATGAAGAAGGCCTCGCGGGCGTGCCCGTCGTCCTGCCGCCCACGCCGCCGGTGGGGTATGCGCAGTCGTACTATGTGTACACCATCCGCGCCGAAAAACGCGACGAACTGCAGGCTTTTTTAAAGGCCCGCGGCATTGGCTCGGCCGTCTACTATCCGGTGCCCTTGTATAAACAGCCCGCCTATAAAAACCGCGGGTTTAAACCGGAAGATTTCCCGCAGGCCGAAAAAGCCGCCCAAGAAGTGCTTTCCATTCCGATGTTCCCGGAAATTACGGAAGAACAAATCCACCGCGTGTGCGAAACCATCCGGGAATTTTACGAACAGGACGCTACGGTTTAG
- a CDS encoding ParB/RepB/Spo0J family partition protein, producing the protein MSRQALGKGLDALIKQTQEVMQMPAEAAQQAQTPGMSVTKIAINKIVPNRFQPRRVFDEEKLQELAQSIKEHGLTQPIVVVYDAGLDKYEIVVGERRFRATQLAGMTEIDAIVHKHLGDQEMCALALIENIQREDLNPIETALGYRNLMSKFYITQADLASYCGKSKAAISNALRLLDLEPEIQQALQEGSLSEGHGRALLMVTDSAKRDGLFKKMLKTKMSVRQAEAAARALMFPVKKEDKAGKPVEIASFENDLQTALGTKVEVKCGKNMKKGTLVIHYHSLDELDNIASRLKNKML; encoded by the coding sequence ATGTCCAGACAGGCTTTAGGTAAAGGTTTAGATGCTTTAATTAAACAAACGCAGGAAGTCATGCAAATGCCGGCCGAAGCGGCCCAGCAAGCGCAAACGCCCGGCATGAGCGTTACCAAGATTGCCATTAATAAAATCGTGCCCAACCGCTTTCAGCCGCGGCGCGTGTTTGATGAAGAAAAATTGCAAGAATTAGCCCAGTCCATTAAAGAACACGGGCTTACGCAGCCCATTGTTGTGGTGTACGATGCCGGGTTGGATAAATACGAAATTGTGGTGGGGGAACGGCGTTTCCGGGCCACGCAGCTGGCGGGGATGACGGAAATTGACGCCATTGTCCACAAACACTTGGGCGACCAGGAAATGTGCGCCTTGGCCTTGATTGAAAACATTCAGCGCGAAGATTTAAACCCCATTGAAACGGCCTTGGGCTACCGCAATTTAATGAGCAAATTCTATATTACGCAGGCGGATTTGGCTTCTTACTGCGGCAAATCCAAGGCGGCCATTTCCAATGCGCTGCGCCTGCTGGATTTGGAGCCGGAAATCCAACAAGCCCTGCAGGAAGGATCCCTTTCCGAAGGCCACGGCCGGGCCCTGCTTATGGTAACGGACAGCGCCAAACGGGACGGATTATTTAAAAAAATGCTCAAAACCAAAATGTCCGTCCGCCAAGCCGAAGCGGCGGCGCGGGCGTTGATGTTCCCGGTCAAAAAAGAAGACAAAGCCGGAAAACCGGTGGAAATTGCCTCTTTTGAAAACGACCTGCAAACGGCGTTGGGCACGAAAGTGGAAGTCAAATGCGGCAAAAATATGAAAAAAGGCACGTTGGTGATTCATTACCATTCGCTGGATGAATTGGATAATATCGCCAGCCGGCTCAAAAATAAAATGCTGTAA
- a CDS encoding ParA family protein, whose translation MGEIVVVANQKGGVGKTTTSINLSYALACLNQQVLLVDFDPQGNAGSGLGVTVADGEKSVYHLLTKTAPFEQVVRQTSSEMLDVLPACKDLAGAEVELVNVRGRENMLKDALAPFRGMYDYIIIDCPPSLGLLTLNAMMAADSVITPVQCEYYAMEGLAHFMSTVSKIKQFLHPKLKMDGGVLTMYDARMNLSKQVFAEVSRFFGDQVYKTPIPRNIRLAEAPSFGQSIFDYDPACRGANAYIQLAIEFLTRRGADPTQYKDFKMTGEMPLNYDFGG comes from the coding sequence ATGGGAGAAATCGTCGTTGTTGCCAACCAGAAAGGGGGGGTAGGAAAAACTACCACTTCTATCAATCTGTCATATGCTTTAGCTTGCTTAAACCAACAAGTGCTGCTGGTGGATTTTGACCCGCAGGGAAACGCCGGCTCCGGCTTAGGCGTTACGGTGGCAGACGGCGAAAAATCGGTTTACCATTTGCTGACCAAAACGGCTCCGTTTGAACAAGTCGTGCGGCAGACCTCCAGCGAAATGCTGGATGTTCTCCCGGCCTGTAAGGACTTGGCCGGCGCGGAAGTGGAACTGGTAAACGTACGCGGCCGGGAAAATATGCTAAAAGACGCCCTGGCCCCGTTTCGCGGGATGTACGACTATATTATTATTGATTGTCCTCCCTCTTTGGGCTTGCTGACGCTCAATGCTATGATGGCGGCGGACAGCGTGATTACTCCCGTTCAATGCGAGTATTACGCCATGGAAGGCTTGGCTCATTTTATGAGCACGGTCTCTAAAATCAAACAATTTTTGCACCCCAAGCTTAAAATGGACGGCGGCGTGCTGACCATGTATGACGCGCGTATGAATTTATCCAAGCAAGTCTTTGCGGAAGTAAGCCGCTTTTTTGGCGACCAAGTGTACAAAACGCCGATTCCGCGCAATATCCGCTTGGCCGAAGCGCCCAGCTTTGGGCAGTCCATTTTTGATTATGACCCCGCCTGCCGCGGTGCCAATGCCTATATTCAGTTGGCGATTGAATTTTTAACCCGCCGCGGGGCCGATCCGACGCAATATAAAGATTTTAAAATGACGGGTGAAATGCCCTTGAACTACGATTTTGGAGGATAA
- the lepB gene encoding signal peptidase I has translation MEQRLFLAACIMYAFTLTTRYLTKKQKLQTAKAFGYWHASFLFIILLCAAYLLFFVMGGGTGEPVGAGKIIASIVIAAACAVYGYTHALKSDEKKKEKLMKADLEWSNTVYFAGFVAAFVMFFFIQAFKIPSASMHNTLLEGDHLFVNKAAYGFRIPLTNIRFGQFEEIKPGDIIVFRFPAKDRQQQNCGGSQYGKDFVKRVIAMPGDTVQVINGRPWVNGKELPQQDYELYEDIERTPYFAEEDKAHYQQVWEEHQLDNYLGLYLRDSFGPVTVPENTYFVMGDNRDNSCDSRFWGPVPRENIKGKAWFIHWPLNRVRWIK, from the coding sequence ATGGAACAACGTCTTTTTCTGGCAGCTTGTATTATGTATGCCTTTACGCTGACCACCCGCTACTTAACTAAAAAACAAAAATTACAAACGGCCAAAGCCTTTGGGTATTGGCATGCTTCTTTCTTATTTATTATTTTATTATGCGCGGCCTATTTACTTTTCTTTGTAATGGGCGGAGGAACAGGAGAGCCGGTTGGAGCCGGTAAAATTATTGCCAGTATCGTCATCGCGGCCGCCTGTGCCGTTTATGGATATACGCATGCCCTGAAATCGGATGAAAAGAAAAAAGAAAAGTTGATGAAAGCCGATTTGGAGTGGAGCAATACGGTATATTTTGCGGGCTTTGTAGCGGCGTTTGTGATGTTTTTCTTTATCCAAGCGTTTAAGATTCCGTCCGCTTCTATGCATAATACGCTGTTGGAAGGCGACCACCTGTTTGTAAATAAAGCCGCGTATGGCTTTCGGATTCCGCTTACCAATATCCGTTTTGGGCAGTTTGAAGAAATCAAACCCGGGGATATTATCGTCTTTCGCTTTCCGGCAAAAGACCGCCAACAGCAAAACTGCGGCGGCAGCCAATACGGGAAAGATTTTGTAAAGCGGGTTATTGCTATGCCGGGGGATACGGTGCAGGTAATTAATGGCCGCCCCTGGGTAAACGGCAAGGAACTGCCTCAGCAAGACTATGAGTTGTATGAAGATATAGAGCGCACCCCATATTTTGCAGAAGAAGATAAAGCCCACTATCAGCAGGTGTGGGAAGAACACCAGTTGGATAATTATCTGGGGCTGTATCTGCGCGATTCTTTCGGCCCGGTTACCGTGCCGGAAAACACGTATTTTGTGATGGGGGATAACCGGGATAATTCCTGCGATTCCCGTTTTTGGGGCCCTGTGCCGCGGGAAAACATCAAAGGAAAAGCTTGGTTTATCCATTGGCCGCTTAACCGGGTGCGTTGGATTAAATAG